From the Mya arenaria isolate MELC-2E11 chromosome 17, ASM2691426v1 genome, the window GCATACTCAGAATTACTCGGCTGTTAGATACCAACTAATAGGCTTGCTATTAGTTGGTATCTAACACAGTCTCTCATGATTGAAAATCACAAAGGTCATTTTTTTACGTAGACCTGATTCCATCGCTGATAAATGAGTTCCATTACAAGAACGAAATAATACAGTGCACAAACAAATGATtacattgtaaatgtattctaatcaaattatgttgttttggtCATTTCGAACCCACAGGGAAATTTACTGAGGGCAATCCCCAACCACTATACACGTGAAGGGTGTGCGAGATGTTTTATTAATTCTACAGTTTAAAGTAACACTTGGACAATTTTTGTTCGGTGTGTgtgaggggggtgggggtggggagTTATTAAATATcgataataaaacaaagattggactatttaagcggcatagactgccctttgttttatttaaaatggtctTGTAAACGAAAAGTCATCTTTTATCTTATTTAAGCCTTTATTTAAAGctaaatgttgccttccgaagtagcatatatgacgtaatttatcacgtggtatacacacactgatttaaAGACTTATAATCGCAGACGTGTGTACCGTTTATCAAGATTGATGCTactatatttttaaaggtattcaCAGTTATGAAACCTTCGAAGACGAGTGCAGATGAAAGGTCAGTATCAATTTTTGTTAGTTTGCTAAAATGCCTATCAAGAATTGATTATGCATATTGTACTAAttcacaaaatgtttattcatttctgtCTGAAAATATCTTTTTCGTATTATTAATTTGATGATGTATTTCTGCTCATGTCTGCAATTACATAATAAAGCAATACTTGTGAAAGGTTTGTCAATATTACCCAAATAACTCAATAGTCACATTGGAATACAACAATTGATTTTTCATAATAATGAAGCTTACTATctaactattttttaatattggGATATAAAATTATTGCCTAAACTTGCGTTTTTATGCAAGCATTGTTTAATGAGATTGCAATCTTactttgttttttgaaaaaggaTTTGATATCGGTTATAACAAACAACTTGTTATACAATCTTAGCATTTGTTCACACGCTTAGCACAAATCATgcaatgtaaaacatatagcTAAAACCCGAATGTACAGCAGTCTTTTTCTCTTAGAGAGTACTCTGTTGcgttaaaatttatattaagaTAAAGAACCTACAGTAACTTACCTTTTCGGAATCTGTGGCTTTTTGCTCTATACAATATACAAGTGTGACGTCGCAAACCACGTGACATGAACACGCTTATTTCATAGTCTCATTGAAGTGATGTTGATGCGAAGATGTATTAATTAAACAGttctttaagctgcactctcacaaatttaccattttcacgactttttattttttgtcttggaaagggcagaTGTTTGCGTAACTATCTGCAAACCAgctatataagactgcttacaaaagatctgatcgcagattttcatatttccgcaCAAAAATTGGATcatgttaaaacgttcaatctgtaagagtgcagctttaaaagcttATTGAGATTCTAAATGAACTAATGAACATGAACTAGGAGAAGACCCATCCTACGATTTCACACAGTGGCTTGAAGGATAGAAATATGCGTTTGTGTATAGAGGGCAAATCTTTTACATCAAAGCAAGGTCATTAATCTATTGTGGTTGGTTATGTATCACATTACACCACTTATTGAATAATACctgttttaattgaatgcagaacttatttaaaatcatattgcCTCATAGAAGTGATGTCGAGGCGGGGAAGTAATTCTTAAACTATTTAGAAAATCTTATCATGCAGACTTTAGTCATGCGATCTTAACTGAAATTTCCAATGCAGCTGTCAATATTGATGCGAAAAGTTATACATCATAACCATCGGTCAATCTAATGTCGTGGAAACTACTTTCAATGTTTACAGTAGTTTTGAATAGTTCACGTGTTGAACTTGTACAGGCACTTATGACCAATTATGCAGACATTACTCACACGATTTTAGCTGAAAATATCATTTCGACTGTATGCACCAAAAATATCGTATGGTTTAAAACTGAAAAGGTACATTTGAGTCACCCGTTTATACGACATAAATAGCTCGTTACATGATATGTTTACAACTACTGATAAATGTATTGCGGGTATGTTCATAAATTCGTTGAAAAGGTGTAAATcatatttcttgataaaaaacTAAACTGAGACTGACATTTGAGTATCCCGGAGCGTGTGAAAATTAAAGAAGCGCCCGAAATTTAAAACGCTAGATTTATCTCTCAATACATCTTGTCTGAAGTTAATACATGCAACCTTgcatttctatttataaatggGTTGCCAAATGACCTGTACAAGTCACatgcaattaaatgaaatacaattcaACAGTTTAATATAAACACAACTTAAAACAAACGTAAGTTCATCAAAAGGTCTAGTAAACAGAATTGGTTTGCTCGCTTCGGGTCAAGTCTTTTCTTGATAtatgtttccattttattatGTCGTAGCTTAAAATTATATTGAGCGTATCTTTCGACAATTGCCACACTTAATAAAAGTAATGGAAACGTTTATTGAACTTGTGTATCTGTTTCGGGTTTGTCTTTTTTTACTTCATTGTGTTAtagttatgtatttatttatgaatacgCTGCAGGTCAGCTTATATGCTACTGATATAAGTGTTGTACAGAACTAAGATACTCAATGAGTTCAACAAATAAGTTTGTACTCTTTCATTGTAGATACTAATGTTTATTTAACCTTTTCAAGTACAATGCTTGAGAATTATTCAATACGTATGATAAGATTTTAACCGTTAATAGCtgcaaacacaaaaatattaaataattggtgagtgcaaaaatatttactgtgatcttctatcttctcataaggaagaaataccatgttttctgtaCATTTCTTCAAGTTctactcggtatccttcataaaaaccactGGTGTCGACACGTATTCATCgtttgtggtaaattttatttgggagaaagcgtgcatctttaagataatTGATCGTTTCTTAAATTAACAAAGTAACAAGATACATAGAAGACTCGGTTAGTGCCGTAGATGGAGAAATTTTATTTAGCTAGGCTACGGAACTAATCGGGTTCGCATTCGGCTCACCGGATATATTCCTCAGACGTGCCAGAATAACTCGCTCTATCCAcagcactaacctagtattctctaatTATATATACTGATGAATAAAGCgtgtatttaaacaaataaatgaccAACCATCACGAAACAAGAGTGCCATGAGGCCAACGCCAACGATTGCctgttgttttaaactttttttcagtTAAAGGCGAGGTCAAAATTAAGCACAACGACCACGCCGACATTGACACCAAGGGCACGCGCGCTCAATATTTTTCTACAAcacaaaaatacttataatGAGAAGCGTTTATTTCGATCTCTGGGATGAATTTCCAATTGGATCAATTCTCGCGTAAGGCGGTGGACTATTAGGCTGTCCACTTGTCGTACAGTCAGTTGTTACACTAACAGCTTGCTGTGGAGGTACAGCTATGCATAAAGGTTCAGCATGATATGGTTGATATTGAGGGTACTGCACCAAAGGGCTGGTAACCGTTTCTTGAGCACCCCCTGTATCATCGGGGAACTACAAACCCTGCAAAAATGGTCTGATAAGCATTCTCTAATATCATTAAACAGTTCTATTCAGATAACAAACCaccatattttattgttatagaCCAAGTTTCAAATCCATTGAAAGCCTTTCCATGAAGCTCAAATTATTAAGCGTAAACTATTCTTTCTTTTTATAGTAACAGTGGCCGTTAACAATCCATCGTCAAAGCAATAGCAAGCTACATCAtcataaaagtaataaacatacacatatcaTAATCGGAATTTGCATTGTTAATGCATGCCGGTCAGTGCGCAAGACTGGCGAACGACGTATGCAAATCTAATATCATGGATTGTGTGTGTgaaaaacctggttaaaataTCGCGCCGAATATCTCACGAAAATTGCGATATACTGGTAATACATTGCCACAGCACTGCATGtttttgaaagtttacaaaaggaTAAAAACACGAACTTACGATAACCGGAAGACCTTCTTCCATTCTAGAAATCTGTTGATTCATCACGACTGCCGTTTCGACCCCTTGCTGAGAGTGAGCCCTATCTATTTCAGCCATAAAGCAACAACCGTACTTGTAGACAAGGCAAAACGAGTAAAGGTTGACCAACGAAAGGAAAAAGGTGATAATCAGGGACATTGCAAATACTGTGTCCAGCAAGGCATGGTCGTGTTCCGGGTAGTAGTAGGCATAActgtaataataatagttgTCATATCTGGAACCTCTATAGTTGAAGCTATATCTAGATGATTTCCAAAAGTACCAGCTGTACCCAAACATTATGACGTATCCCATGTTGCTTATAAATATCCACATACAGATACATAGCTTTCCGATtgtctgaaataaaaagaagacTTATGATgctcatttacatgtatttgaatttttatGCACTTACTCATATGGACACATTtcgtttatattattttatttcaaaatccaatGAACCAAAGCCATTGAAAAAAAACTCTAACAGTAAAGGAACGTCGAATGTGTTAAGTCAAATGCCGTTGATGAAACCAATAACGCCATTGACGCTGCCAATGTTCAAACAGCCAGACACTTCGTCATACTTTTCCGGAAGCGATATCTCAGCAATTTAGTTTGATTTCAGatcattttgcattttgtttacattaagtGTTTATATAAACTTTGAGTATTTTAGATTTGCTGCTCATCtgtgtatgaacacattttgTCAGTGATCAGAGAGGAGGGCgccaaatgtttacaaacaacGATGACCTGCACTTCTTAAACATGTAATCCCTTAAAGTGTACACAAAACACGATAAAATACTAAACAATGCTTCAAGACCAAAGCGTTCATACTTTCTCAGTCTTTGTGTTTCTTG encodes:
- the LOC128224461 gene encoding uncharacterized protein LOC128224461 is translated as MHTQISGRAPGTRSNKQTKGWIRITAWATRILAFLSIVFCILAFVINETAFAIFMIVTAFLSALSPLNFSSCCFFDCSRNTKTEKTIGKLCICMWIFISNMGYVIMFGYSWYFWKSSRYSFNYRGSRYDNYYYYSYAYYYPEHDHALLDTVFAMSLIITFFLSLVNLYSFCLVYKYGCCFMAEIDRAHSQQGVETAVVMNQQISRMEEGLPVIGL